Sequence from the Streptomyces sp. NBC_00440 genome:
GGCGATCCACGCCTGGGCCCGCGGGGTCAGCTCGTCGCCACTGCCCGGTTCTCCACGGGTCCCCCAGCCGGCACCCGGCTCGGAGTAGAAAAGCGCATCGCGATGCGGGAATGCCGTGCCGCCGCGAGGACTCTTCCTGACCGCTCCACCGAAGGCCTGAGTGAAGAAGTTGCTGTCGTCCGTCGGCGCCTCCCGCATGAACGACGCGATCACGCCGATCGCTTTTCTCGGGAACGGCTTGTTGGTGAATTGCGAGAAGAACTTCCAGTTGGCGGGCTCGTCCGCGGTCGGAATCTGGAATCCCGCGTACACCTCGCCCCAGTTGCCGACCTGCACCGAGACCTCCGGGCGACCGACCGAAAGGATCGGGGCCAGCAGTTTCTTCGCCTCCGCTGGAGTTCCTTCCGCGAGGACCGCGAACAGCAGGATCTGGTTTCTGTGAATTTCGACCTGCGTGCCGAGACGGTTGTCAGCGAAGGGAGCCGTGCGCTGCCATGATTCGAAGACTCTGTTCAGGTCTCCGAGACCGTCCCACGTCGCCTGCACATAAGTGACGCTCTTGAGCGGAGCCAGCTTGTAGGTGAGGGACGTGACAATTCCGAAGTTGCCGTTGCCCGCACCGCGGAGCGCCCAGAGCAGGTCCGAGTTGTTCTTCAGATCGGCCTTGATGACCTTGGCGCAGTCACCGTCCGAGGCGACAACGATCTCGGCCCCGATGAGGCTGTCGCAGGCCATTCCGAGGTAGCGGGTGAGGAAGCCGAAACCGCCGCCGAGCGTCGCACCGGCCAGACCGACGGTGCCTTCCGTACCAGTCGTCACCGCAAAGTTCTTCTTCGCGAGCGTGGTCACCGCTTCCAACTGGTTGAGCCCGGCTCCGACCGTCGCCGTACGGCCGGCTGTGTCGATGTGGACCGACTTCAGCTCGCTGACGTCGATCACGATGCCGTTGTCCACGTTCGACCACCCCTCAAGGCTGTGGCCGCCGCTCCGCACCCGCATCGCGACATCGTGCTGCCGTGCCCACGTGAGGGCGTTGGCCACGTCCTGGGTCCGCTGGGCGTAGACGATGACCAGCGGATAGTGGACGAACAACTCGTCCCAGCCCAGGCTCGACTCAGCGTAGTTGGGGTCGTGGGGACGGACGATGCGGCCGGTCAGCTTCGCCGGCCCGCACTTCGCGCTCTCGGCCTCGTGGGTGACGGCACTCGCATCCGTAGCCTCCGCGGCCGCGACGCCGGGGAGAACGACCGCGCCCGCGCCGGCGACCGCTGTGGCCTTGAGCACTCCGCGACGAGAAAAGTCCTGCATGGTCCGTATCCTCTCGACGGGCTTACGCCCGCAGATCGACAGATGCACATCGCGTCTGTCGGCTGGCACGATCGATCCCTGGTGGACGATCTATGGGTCCCACAGATCAGCAGGGGATATCGTGACGGCGCCACAGGACACGCTGGTTGAGCGAAAGGACGACTTGCCGGAGGATGACGTACACAGGGGAATTACCTAGCCCAGCCGGACGCATCCGACTGGGCTTGATCTTCTTAGCCTCTCATTAGTTATTCTGTTTCCGAGCAATAATCTCAGGGGAAATTTCGGGAACTGTCTCCGTTAACAGCGATAATTCATCGACTGCCACCTGCGGACAATACTTGCGGAGCGGCCTTTCGTCGGGCCCTTCTTTTCTTTACGCCGGAACGGCGTCCAGTTCCGCCCGGGCTCGCCCGCTGTTCGCGCGGCGAGGTGGCGCTGCGTCGAGGGCGGCCGCGCAACCGCCGCCGGTGACGGCCTGGCGGCAGGTGTGGTGGACGACGATCACGGAGCGGGCGAAACGGGTGAGGAGGGTGATTTCCTCCATGGCAGTGCCGGCGCTGCAGCCCACGGTGATGACGTAGTCGGATGCCTGAACGGCCTCGATGGTGAGGCCCTTCGGCTTCTGGCCGGCAATGCCGATGCCGGCTTCCTCCGTCGCCTCGACGACGGAGGGATTGGCCTGGTCATTGATGCACCGAGGGATGAGGGCAACAGGGTCGGACGATGCCGACGTTGCGGCTGATGCCCCCGTAGCCGTCTGATCGATCCGACGACCACGATCGGAAGAAGTTGCCGTCAACCGCTGCCATCACGACATACGACAAAGGCCCCCAGGATTTCTCCTGAGGGCCTCTGGCCTGCTGTGCACTCGGCAGGATTCGAACCTGCAACCTTCTGATCCGTAGTCAGATGCTCTATCCGT
This genomic interval carries:
- a CDS encoding FAD-binding oxidoreductase; translated protein: MQDFSRRGVLKATAVAGAGAVVLPGVAAAEATDASAVTHEAESAKCGPAKLTGRIVRPHDPNYAESSLGWDELFVHYPLVIVYAQRTQDVANALTWARQHDVAMRVRSGGHSLEGWSNVDNGIVIDVSELKSVHIDTAGRTATVGAGLNQLEAVTTLAKKNFAVTTGTEGTVGLAGATLGGGFGFLTRYLGMACDSLIGAEIVVASDGDCAKVIKADLKNNSDLLWALRGAGNGNFGIVTSLTYKLAPLKSVTYVQATWDGLGDLNRVFESWQRTAPFADNRLGTQVEIHRNQILLFAVLAEGTPAEAKKLLAPILSVGRPEVSVQVGNWGEVYAGFQIPTADEPANWKFFSQFTNKPFPRKAIGVIASFMREAPTDDSNFFTQAFGGAVRKSPRGGTAFPHRDALFYSEPGAGWGTRGEPGSGDELTPRAQAWIAEFSQALRPYVHGAYVNVPNIGMQGWETAYWDGNFDRLRQIKQKYDPCNVFQYEQSVPPASC